A single region of the Bicyclus anynana chromosome 14, ilBicAnyn1.1, whole genome shotgun sequence genome encodes:
- the LOC112051694 gene encoding uncharacterized protein LOC112051694 isoform X2 — MVFGGKKVKMTTMEEGESTSAEETPAGNPDELTKNPTALKEAHEEMATLDVLVCGQCHSAFHYVDEFKEHKDGDNCTGKSPVRDSNESKAQVWAFLLWKCSSVRDGSTTNADNSWKLYQQWCRMPEAQRTAWITAGANVQALSKFAHAKVMELKGEDQLVPVQTPSDTQVKRRGRPKKLNKEDTEIQPSGEESDDVKASPAMKILVNKLPMSTTVTKKETSTESVRNAQERVPPEERIARRTEREGGTGAEAGEYVVEKILAKRFNPRRKHYEYLLKWDGYPHEQNTWEPVENMETCKHLLEAFEKQLARQKELKALRAQQQQQQQQHPVQVKQISTPVPQVVKQMVKKTDTKPALTPTGRLQRTSKARALDQVKAWCGGADDEPASKKIKRELSSDEDYSDADSTKADIKPVIPIPEVTEKKILNGQPSPKVSSNIDPELVKTLGLAGKGMPNIKGVIKVDPKHMPNLSSGVYIMSKSSGIMKIDSPGKLGPGLNIDQDVIRKQIQAAKQKKIDEAKKQTPINTPPPQIRKAYGAGQQVTEKTIITPSGQKIIQRTIQRTLGGQQADGKSPVTILNKKLAQGDSLLRGGSPRGGMRGRGRGFSVATSAGNIVRMREKPIAIEFDKWEASSDSSDGVEDPFPRELGPVPSPSPERELTLCPLTGRRMARAEGEPTPPPTPPPQPPATPPPDPQHGTMFMKVEMSPGGTTGMVVQGDGAQPSLPVLTDEDGTEVKVEASAVKQLLESGVDVDDGEEVGLQLHAAHPPIMIRGEDGVLYQVAGENEDGQTLLVAAEGVEGADGDGDGVMYVTREDGQTLLVATQGVEGAVQGVEGAVEGEAEGVTYVTREDGQDVLSIDPSQLAQLMPGGEAGALQQVAVQVEGEPGEDATQVIAQLVQADLPSPGGTRRVVLLLPDGSFTMTELDKDQYESITEASKAQE; from the exons ATGGTTTTTGGC GGTAAAAAAGTGAAAATGACTACCATGGAAGAAGGAGAATCTACTTCTGCCGAGGAAACACCTGCAGGAAATCCTGATGAACTCACTAAGAATCCGACAGCTCTAAAAG aGGCTCATGAAGAAATGGCTACTTTAGATGTTCTGGTATGTGGGCAGTGTCACTCTGCATTCCACTATGTAGATGAGTTCAAAGAACATAAGGATGGGGATAACTGTACTGGAAAATCGCCTGTAAGAGATAGT aacgAGAGTAAGGCGCAAGTGTGGGCATTCCTGCTGTGGAAGTGTTCATCAGTCAGAGACGGGTCCACCACAAATGCAGACAACAGTTGGAAGCTCTACCAGCAGTGGTGTCGCATGCCGGAGGCGCAGAGGACTGCGTGGATCACAGCCGGGGCTAATGTGCAGGCTCTCTCTAAGTTTGCACATGCTAAAGTT ATGGAGCTCAAGGGTGAAGACCAGCTGGTTCCTGTACAGACACCTTCAGACACTCAAGTCAAGAGGAGAGGCAGGCCAAAGAAATTGAACAAA GAAGACACAGAGATACAACCCTCGGGTGAAGAAAGCGATGATGTCAAAGCCAGCCCAGCAATGAAGATACTTGTAAATAAACTGCCAATGTCTACCACAGTCACTAAGAAG GAAACATCAACGGAGTCGGTACGTAACGCGCAAGAACGCGTGCCCCCCGAGGAGAGGATCGCGCGTCGCACGGAGCGCGAGGGCGGCACGGGCGCTGAGGCGGGCGAGTACGTCGTGGAGAAGATACTCGCCAAGCGTTTCAACCCGCGCCGGAAGCACTATGAGTATCTGCTCAAGTGGGACGGCTATCCGCA tgAGCAGAACACTTGGGAGCCAGTGGAGAACATGGAGACATGCAAGCACTTGCTAGAGGCGTTCGAGAAGCAGCTGGCGCGGCAGAAGGAACTCAAGGCCTTGCGTgcgcagcagcagcagcaacaGCAACAGCATCCTGTGCAG gtgaAGCAAATTAGCACTCCAGTACCTCAGGTTGTGAAACAAATGGTGAAGAAGACTGACACCAAACCAGCTTTGACTCCTACAGG CCGTCTGCAACGCACAAGCAAAGCGCGCGCGTTGGACCAAGTGAAGGCGTGGTGCGGCGGAGCGGACGACGAGCCCGCCAGCAAGAAGATAAAGCGCGAGCTCTCCAGCGATGAGGACTACTCCGACGCGGATTCCACTAAAG CGGATATCAAACCTGTGATCCCCATTCCGGAAG TGACTGAGAAGAAAATATTGAACGGGCAGCCTTCCCCCAAAGTATCATCCAATATTGATCCCGAGTTGGTGAAGACTTTGGGCTTGGCGGGCAAAGGGATGCCTAACATCAAAGGTGTCATTAAAGTGGATCCCAAGCATATGCCGAATCTTAGTTCTG GTGTATACATTATGTCCAAGAGTTCTGGTATAATGAAAATTGACTCGCCCGGCAAGTTAGGGCCGGGTCTCAATATAGACCAAGATGTGATCAGAAAACAAATTCAAGCAGCTAAACAA aaaaaaatagatGAAGCTAAAAAGCAGACACCAATCAACACGCCGCCACCACAA ATAAGGAAAGCGTATGGCGCTGGTCAACAAGTGACGGAGAAGACAATAATAACGCCGTCGGGTCAGAAGATCATCCAGCGCACGATACAGAGGACGTTAGGCGGCCAGCAAGCTGATGGAAAATCTCCAGTCACTATTCTTAACAAGAAACTGGCACag GGCGACAGCCTATTGCGCGGCGGATCTCCGAGGGGTGGGatgcgcgggcgcgggcgcggcttCTCAGTGGCGACTTCCGCCGGGAACATTGTCCGCATGCGAGAGAAACCCATCGCTATCGAGTTTGATAAG TGGGAAGCATCGTCGGACTCGTCGGACGGCGTGGAGGACCCGTTCCCGCGCGAGCTGGGCCCCGTGCCGTCGCCGAGCCCCGAGCGCGAGCTGACGCTGTGCCCGCTGACGGGGCGGCGCATGGCGCGCGCGGAGGGCGAGCCTACGCCGCCGCCCACGCCGCCGCCGCAGCCGCCCGCCACGCCGCCGCCCGACCCGCAACACGGCACCATGTTCATGAAG GTTGAAATGTCACCAGGTGGCACAACTGGCATGGTGGTCCAGGGTGACGGAGCACAACCTTCATTACCTGTGCTAACTGACGAGGATGGA ACGGAAGTGAAGGTGGAGGCGAGCGCGGTGAAGCAACTATTAGAGAGCGGAGTGGACGTGGACGATGGCGAGGAGGTGGGCCTGCAGTTGCACGCGGCGCACCCGCCCATCATGATACGCGGGGAAGACGGCGTGTTGTACCAG GTTGCTGGCGAAAATGAGGATGGCCAAACGTTACTAGTGGCAGCGGAAGGTGTGGAGGGCGCCGACGGGGACGGCGACGGGGTCATGTACGTCACGCGCGAGGATGGACAG ACGCTATTAGTGGCGACGCAGGGCGTGGAAGGCGCAGTGCAGGGAGTCGAAGGCGCTGTAGAAGGTGAAGCTGAAGGTGTCACCTATGTAACTAGGGAAGATGGACAG GACGTGCTGTCGATAGACCCGTCGCAGCTGGCGCAGCTGATGCCGGGCGGCGAGGCGGGCGCGCTGCAGCAGGTGGCCGTGCAGGTGGAGGGCGAGCCCGGCGAGGACGCCACGCAGGTCATCGCGCAGCTCGTGCAGGCGGACCTGCCGTCGCCAG gTGGCACTCGGCGCGTGGTGCTCTTACTACCTGACGGCAGTTTCACCATGACTGAATTGGACAAGGACCAGTATGAATCAATAACTGAAGCGAGTAAAGCTCAGGAGTGA
- the LOC112051694 gene encoding uncharacterized protein LOC112051694 isoform X4 has translation MTTMEEGESTSAEETPAGNPDELTKNPTALKEAHEEMATLDVLVCGQCHSAFHYVDEFKEHKDGDNCTGKSPVRDSNESKAQVWAFLLWKCSSVRDGSTTNADNSWKLYQQWCRMPEAQRTAWITAGANVQALSKFAHAKVMELKGEDQLVPVQTPSDTQVKRRGRPKKLNKEDTEIQPSGEESDDVKASPAMKILVNKLPMSTTVTKKETSTESVRNAQERVPPEERIARRTEREGGTGAEAGEYVVEKILAKRFNPRRKHYEYLLKWDGYPHEQNTWEPVENMETCKHLLEAFEKQLARQKELKALRAQQQQQQQQHPVQVKQISTPVPQVVKQMVKKTDTKPALTPTGRLQRTSKARALDQVKAWCGGADDEPASKKIKRELSSDEDYSDADSTKADIKPVIPIPEVTEKKILNGQPSPKVSSNIDPELVKTLGLAGKGMPNIKGVIKVDPKHMPNLSSGVYIMSKSSGIMKIDSPGKLGPGLNIDQDVIRKQIQAAKQKKIDEAKKQTPINTPPPQIRKAYGAGQQVTEKTIITPSGQKIIQRTIQRTLGGQQADGKSPVTILNKKLAQGDSLLRGGSPRGGMRGRGRGFSVATSAGNIVRMREKPIAIEFDKWEASSDSSDGVEDPFPRELGPVPSPSPERELTLCPLTGRRMARAEGEPTPPPTPPPQPPATPPPDPQHGTMFMKVEMSPGGTTGMVVQGDGAQPSLPVLTDEDGTEVKVEASAVKQLLESGVDVDDGEEVGLQLHAAHPPIMIRGEDGVLYQVAGENEDGQTLLVAAEGVEGADGDGDGVMYVTREDGQTLLVATQGVEGAVQGVEGAVEGEAEGVTYVTREDGQDVLSIDPSQLAQLMPGGEAGALQQVAVQVEGEPGEDATQVIAQLVQADLPSPGGTRRVVLLLPDGSFTMTELDKDQYESITEASKAQE, from the exons ATGACTACCATGGAAGAAGGAGAATCTACTTCTGCCGAGGAAACACCTGCAGGAAATCCTGATGAACTCACTAAGAATCCGACAGCTCTAAAAG aGGCTCATGAAGAAATGGCTACTTTAGATGTTCTGGTATGTGGGCAGTGTCACTCTGCATTCCACTATGTAGATGAGTTCAAAGAACATAAGGATGGGGATAACTGTACTGGAAAATCGCCTGTAAGAGATAGT aacgAGAGTAAGGCGCAAGTGTGGGCATTCCTGCTGTGGAAGTGTTCATCAGTCAGAGACGGGTCCACCACAAATGCAGACAACAGTTGGAAGCTCTACCAGCAGTGGTGTCGCATGCCGGAGGCGCAGAGGACTGCGTGGATCACAGCCGGGGCTAATGTGCAGGCTCTCTCTAAGTTTGCACATGCTAAAGTT ATGGAGCTCAAGGGTGAAGACCAGCTGGTTCCTGTACAGACACCTTCAGACACTCAAGTCAAGAGGAGAGGCAGGCCAAAGAAATTGAACAAA GAAGACACAGAGATACAACCCTCGGGTGAAGAAAGCGATGATGTCAAAGCCAGCCCAGCAATGAAGATACTTGTAAATAAACTGCCAATGTCTACCACAGTCACTAAGAAG GAAACATCAACGGAGTCGGTACGTAACGCGCAAGAACGCGTGCCCCCCGAGGAGAGGATCGCGCGTCGCACGGAGCGCGAGGGCGGCACGGGCGCTGAGGCGGGCGAGTACGTCGTGGAGAAGATACTCGCCAAGCGTTTCAACCCGCGCCGGAAGCACTATGAGTATCTGCTCAAGTGGGACGGCTATCCGCA tgAGCAGAACACTTGGGAGCCAGTGGAGAACATGGAGACATGCAAGCACTTGCTAGAGGCGTTCGAGAAGCAGCTGGCGCGGCAGAAGGAACTCAAGGCCTTGCGTgcgcagcagcagcagcaacaGCAACAGCATCCTGTGCAG gtgaAGCAAATTAGCACTCCAGTACCTCAGGTTGTGAAACAAATGGTGAAGAAGACTGACACCAAACCAGCTTTGACTCCTACAGG CCGTCTGCAACGCACAAGCAAAGCGCGCGCGTTGGACCAAGTGAAGGCGTGGTGCGGCGGAGCGGACGACGAGCCCGCCAGCAAGAAGATAAAGCGCGAGCTCTCCAGCGATGAGGACTACTCCGACGCGGATTCCACTAAAG CGGATATCAAACCTGTGATCCCCATTCCGGAAG TGACTGAGAAGAAAATATTGAACGGGCAGCCTTCCCCCAAAGTATCATCCAATATTGATCCCGAGTTGGTGAAGACTTTGGGCTTGGCGGGCAAAGGGATGCCTAACATCAAAGGTGTCATTAAAGTGGATCCCAAGCATATGCCGAATCTTAGTTCTG GTGTATACATTATGTCCAAGAGTTCTGGTATAATGAAAATTGACTCGCCCGGCAAGTTAGGGCCGGGTCTCAATATAGACCAAGATGTGATCAGAAAACAAATTCAAGCAGCTAAACAA aaaaaaatagatGAAGCTAAAAAGCAGACACCAATCAACACGCCGCCACCACAA ATAAGGAAAGCGTATGGCGCTGGTCAACAAGTGACGGAGAAGACAATAATAACGCCGTCGGGTCAGAAGATCATCCAGCGCACGATACAGAGGACGTTAGGCGGCCAGCAAGCTGATGGAAAATCTCCAGTCACTATTCTTAACAAGAAACTGGCACag GGCGACAGCCTATTGCGCGGCGGATCTCCGAGGGGTGGGatgcgcgggcgcgggcgcggcttCTCAGTGGCGACTTCCGCCGGGAACATTGTCCGCATGCGAGAGAAACCCATCGCTATCGAGTTTGATAAG TGGGAAGCATCGTCGGACTCGTCGGACGGCGTGGAGGACCCGTTCCCGCGCGAGCTGGGCCCCGTGCCGTCGCCGAGCCCCGAGCGCGAGCTGACGCTGTGCCCGCTGACGGGGCGGCGCATGGCGCGCGCGGAGGGCGAGCCTACGCCGCCGCCCACGCCGCCGCCGCAGCCGCCCGCCACGCCGCCGCCCGACCCGCAACACGGCACCATGTTCATGAAG GTTGAAATGTCACCAGGTGGCACAACTGGCATGGTGGTCCAGGGTGACGGAGCACAACCTTCATTACCTGTGCTAACTGACGAGGATGGA ACGGAAGTGAAGGTGGAGGCGAGCGCGGTGAAGCAACTATTAGAGAGCGGAGTGGACGTGGACGATGGCGAGGAGGTGGGCCTGCAGTTGCACGCGGCGCACCCGCCCATCATGATACGCGGGGAAGACGGCGTGTTGTACCAG GTTGCTGGCGAAAATGAGGATGGCCAAACGTTACTAGTGGCAGCGGAAGGTGTGGAGGGCGCCGACGGGGACGGCGACGGGGTCATGTACGTCACGCGCGAGGATGGACAG ACGCTATTAGTGGCGACGCAGGGCGTGGAAGGCGCAGTGCAGGGAGTCGAAGGCGCTGTAGAAGGTGAAGCTGAAGGTGTCACCTATGTAACTAGGGAAGATGGACAG GACGTGCTGTCGATAGACCCGTCGCAGCTGGCGCAGCTGATGCCGGGCGGCGAGGCGGGCGCGCTGCAGCAGGTGGCCGTGCAGGTGGAGGGCGAGCCCGGCGAGGACGCCACGCAGGTCATCGCGCAGCTCGTGCAGGCGGACCTGCCGTCGCCAG gTGGCACTCGGCGCGTGGTGCTCTTACTACCTGACGGCAGTTTCACCATGACTGAATTGGACAAGGACCAGTATGAATCAATAACTGAAGCGAGTAAAGCTCAGGAGTGA
- the LOC112051694 gene encoding uncharacterized protein LOC112051694 isoform X1: protein MVFGVRNNGKKVKMTTMEEGESTSAEETPAGNPDELTKNPTALKEAHEEMATLDVLVCGQCHSAFHYVDEFKEHKDGDNCTGKSPVRDSNESKAQVWAFLLWKCSSVRDGSTTNADNSWKLYQQWCRMPEAQRTAWITAGANVQALSKFAHAKVMELKGEDQLVPVQTPSDTQVKRRGRPKKLNKEDTEIQPSGEESDDVKASPAMKILVNKLPMSTTVTKKETSTESVRNAQERVPPEERIARRTEREGGTGAEAGEYVVEKILAKRFNPRRKHYEYLLKWDGYPHEQNTWEPVENMETCKHLLEAFEKQLARQKELKALRAQQQQQQQQHPVQVKQISTPVPQVVKQMVKKTDTKPALTPTGRLQRTSKARALDQVKAWCGGADDEPASKKIKRELSSDEDYSDADSTKADIKPVIPIPEVTEKKILNGQPSPKVSSNIDPELVKTLGLAGKGMPNIKGVIKVDPKHMPNLSSGVYIMSKSSGIMKIDSPGKLGPGLNIDQDVIRKQIQAAKQKKIDEAKKQTPINTPPPQIRKAYGAGQQVTEKTIITPSGQKIIQRTIQRTLGGQQADGKSPVTILNKKLAQGDSLLRGGSPRGGMRGRGRGFSVATSAGNIVRMREKPIAIEFDKWEASSDSSDGVEDPFPRELGPVPSPSPERELTLCPLTGRRMARAEGEPTPPPTPPPQPPATPPPDPQHGTMFMKVEMSPGGTTGMVVQGDGAQPSLPVLTDEDGTEVKVEASAVKQLLESGVDVDDGEEVGLQLHAAHPPIMIRGEDGVLYQVAGENEDGQTLLVAAEGVEGADGDGDGVMYVTREDGQTLLVATQGVEGAVQGVEGAVEGEAEGVTYVTREDGQDVLSIDPSQLAQLMPGGEAGALQQVAVQVEGEPGEDATQVIAQLVQADLPSPGGTRRVVLLLPDGSFTMTELDKDQYESITEASKAQE from the exons ATGGTTTTTGGCGTAAGAAATAAT GGTAAAAAAGTGAAAATGACTACCATGGAAGAAGGAGAATCTACTTCTGCCGAGGAAACACCTGCAGGAAATCCTGATGAACTCACTAAGAATCCGACAGCTCTAAAAG aGGCTCATGAAGAAATGGCTACTTTAGATGTTCTGGTATGTGGGCAGTGTCACTCTGCATTCCACTATGTAGATGAGTTCAAAGAACATAAGGATGGGGATAACTGTACTGGAAAATCGCCTGTAAGAGATAGT aacgAGAGTAAGGCGCAAGTGTGGGCATTCCTGCTGTGGAAGTGTTCATCAGTCAGAGACGGGTCCACCACAAATGCAGACAACAGTTGGAAGCTCTACCAGCAGTGGTGTCGCATGCCGGAGGCGCAGAGGACTGCGTGGATCACAGCCGGGGCTAATGTGCAGGCTCTCTCTAAGTTTGCACATGCTAAAGTT ATGGAGCTCAAGGGTGAAGACCAGCTGGTTCCTGTACAGACACCTTCAGACACTCAAGTCAAGAGGAGAGGCAGGCCAAAGAAATTGAACAAA GAAGACACAGAGATACAACCCTCGGGTGAAGAAAGCGATGATGTCAAAGCCAGCCCAGCAATGAAGATACTTGTAAATAAACTGCCAATGTCTACCACAGTCACTAAGAAG GAAACATCAACGGAGTCGGTACGTAACGCGCAAGAACGCGTGCCCCCCGAGGAGAGGATCGCGCGTCGCACGGAGCGCGAGGGCGGCACGGGCGCTGAGGCGGGCGAGTACGTCGTGGAGAAGATACTCGCCAAGCGTTTCAACCCGCGCCGGAAGCACTATGAGTATCTGCTCAAGTGGGACGGCTATCCGCA tgAGCAGAACACTTGGGAGCCAGTGGAGAACATGGAGACATGCAAGCACTTGCTAGAGGCGTTCGAGAAGCAGCTGGCGCGGCAGAAGGAACTCAAGGCCTTGCGTgcgcagcagcagcagcaacaGCAACAGCATCCTGTGCAG gtgaAGCAAATTAGCACTCCAGTACCTCAGGTTGTGAAACAAATGGTGAAGAAGACTGACACCAAACCAGCTTTGACTCCTACAGG CCGTCTGCAACGCACAAGCAAAGCGCGCGCGTTGGACCAAGTGAAGGCGTGGTGCGGCGGAGCGGACGACGAGCCCGCCAGCAAGAAGATAAAGCGCGAGCTCTCCAGCGATGAGGACTACTCCGACGCGGATTCCACTAAAG CGGATATCAAACCTGTGATCCCCATTCCGGAAG TGACTGAGAAGAAAATATTGAACGGGCAGCCTTCCCCCAAAGTATCATCCAATATTGATCCCGAGTTGGTGAAGACTTTGGGCTTGGCGGGCAAAGGGATGCCTAACATCAAAGGTGTCATTAAAGTGGATCCCAAGCATATGCCGAATCTTAGTTCTG GTGTATACATTATGTCCAAGAGTTCTGGTATAATGAAAATTGACTCGCCCGGCAAGTTAGGGCCGGGTCTCAATATAGACCAAGATGTGATCAGAAAACAAATTCAAGCAGCTAAACAA aaaaaaatagatGAAGCTAAAAAGCAGACACCAATCAACACGCCGCCACCACAA ATAAGGAAAGCGTATGGCGCTGGTCAACAAGTGACGGAGAAGACAATAATAACGCCGTCGGGTCAGAAGATCATCCAGCGCACGATACAGAGGACGTTAGGCGGCCAGCAAGCTGATGGAAAATCTCCAGTCACTATTCTTAACAAGAAACTGGCACag GGCGACAGCCTATTGCGCGGCGGATCTCCGAGGGGTGGGatgcgcgggcgcgggcgcggcttCTCAGTGGCGACTTCCGCCGGGAACATTGTCCGCATGCGAGAGAAACCCATCGCTATCGAGTTTGATAAG TGGGAAGCATCGTCGGACTCGTCGGACGGCGTGGAGGACCCGTTCCCGCGCGAGCTGGGCCCCGTGCCGTCGCCGAGCCCCGAGCGCGAGCTGACGCTGTGCCCGCTGACGGGGCGGCGCATGGCGCGCGCGGAGGGCGAGCCTACGCCGCCGCCCACGCCGCCGCCGCAGCCGCCCGCCACGCCGCCGCCCGACCCGCAACACGGCACCATGTTCATGAAG GTTGAAATGTCACCAGGTGGCACAACTGGCATGGTGGTCCAGGGTGACGGAGCACAACCTTCATTACCTGTGCTAACTGACGAGGATGGA ACGGAAGTGAAGGTGGAGGCGAGCGCGGTGAAGCAACTATTAGAGAGCGGAGTGGACGTGGACGATGGCGAGGAGGTGGGCCTGCAGTTGCACGCGGCGCACCCGCCCATCATGATACGCGGGGAAGACGGCGTGTTGTACCAG GTTGCTGGCGAAAATGAGGATGGCCAAACGTTACTAGTGGCAGCGGAAGGTGTGGAGGGCGCCGACGGGGACGGCGACGGGGTCATGTACGTCACGCGCGAGGATGGACAG ACGCTATTAGTGGCGACGCAGGGCGTGGAAGGCGCAGTGCAGGGAGTCGAAGGCGCTGTAGAAGGTGAAGCTGAAGGTGTCACCTATGTAACTAGGGAAGATGGACAG GACGTGCTGTCGATAGACCCGTCGCAGCTGGCGCAGCTGATGCCGGGCGGCGAGGCGGGCGCGCTGCAGCAGGTGGCCGTGCAGGTGGAGGGCGAGCCCGGCGAGGACGCCACGCAGGTCATCGCGCAGCTCGTGCAGGCGGACCTGCCGTCGCCAG gTGGCACTCGGCGCGTGGTGCTCTTACTACCTGACGGCAGTTTCACCATGACTGAATTGGACAAGGACCAGTATGAATCAATAACTGAAGCGAGTAAAGCTCAGGAGTGA